GTAACACAGAAAAGTAATACAGTCAGTTCATGTTTACTACTGACCTTGTTCTGCTATTCAAATGAATGATTATCAAAGTAATACAGTCTATTAAATCTAACTTTTGTCTGTATTGGGTACAGGTAAATAAGGGTAAATAAATAGGACTGATATCCCACATTTGTCTTGCATTTTGTATTTGCTACTGtggttcatttttacacaattattttttaactttatCCCTTAGTATTAAACAGGATATTTTGTCACCGCACTGgtgtgattggctgtcctgtattgtgcgaCATTCAAAAAGCATTCCAACCTCAATctctccttataacttcagcaagAATGAGCGGTGTTAAACTGCTGTCAGCTGACTTGGTGgatatataaattatttggtTTTAcaagacatcacaaaaatagtgaattcaaaatgggtagtTATTGCAGCTTAGTTTACACATGTGGATGGTATAGACTGGAAACTGTATAGAAGAGAATGAATAAAACAGGAACATCTGATTTTCCAGGATATAGGCCGTTCAAGAAGTGTCCTTTACATGTTCAGCGCTGAGTTCTTTCAACTTTTAATCTAAAATAATTAAGATAATAATTAAGATTAATTTTAACCATTTACAAAAGACACACACTACCTGGAGAGTGTATAGGAAAACTCTTCTCTGTGATATTACTTGTGCACAAGCTATTATCCAGAGGGCCAGATGAGCTAGTGATGGACACCTGCACGCACTGCCCATATAGATCAATCACTGCATACACCTCTGAGAAGCAATAGAatcagagacagagggaaagggagaagGAGTTTATCGGGTTCACGGGTTTTTCATATGAGCTTTAACAGCAGTGGAACCACAACATGTAGAGCTTTATAAACTGATTCCATTCACCTTTACCTGGTGGCAGGCCAGTACAGGCCACTCCCTGGTCCACTCCATTTATGTAGTAGTGCAGATCCCCTGAGGCTGTCCGCATCATTCCAATCCTGGAGCCTGTGCTCAGAGAGTCAAGATCACAGCCGTAGTTATTCCGCATGGTGTTCCCATCCTGCATGATTGCTGTGCCACTGCATATGATATGGAAGAAGGGGTGGAAAGATGGAAGGATAGGGCCATGTAAGAGGATAATGAGCAAGATAAAACAGATGTATAAGAGTGTGAGAAAAGCTGATAGAGAGATGCAAAGGTTGTACTTCAAAATTTCCATTAGCAATCACAGCACCTGGTTAGACAGATATTACCGTATATGTATCATGCactcacagcttcacagcttgtccTAATACAGCCATGATGCTGTTTTTGGAACTGGCCAGATTATTACAGAGTAAATTGAAAACCTACCTCAGCATCCAGGTGTCATAGTCAATGTCAGTCATAGTGTTGGGGAATTCCAGCTCCTCTGGCCTAATGGCAGTCACTCCTACAACACATTGTCAAAACAAACCATTCAACTGAAACATTCACCAGTTTATTCTGCCACTAAGCAGAACATGTAACACTATACAAAGTATTGACTCTGTTGTCACTGAAAACGACTCTAAGAAAACTGTCATGTATGCTCATGTTAagctttaaacattaaacaccAAAACTGGCAAAAGTCTGCTAGAGATTCATTTGTGCCCTCTCTTATTTTTCCCTCATAGTGGCCGGAAACTGTGGCCATAATTATTTAGCTATTATTATGTTTCAGAACTTGCACAATTTTAACTTCTACAGAATCAATTCTACTGATCAagtggaccaaaaaaaaaacaaaaaaacaaaaaaaaacccttaacaTTTAAGTACTAGAAACGCTCGGTACTGAAATGTAATAGGTACTGGTATGTAATTTTGGGTAATTCAATTCAAAAACTGCATTTCCCTTTCATGCTATTTTCATGAGCAGTTTAAGTCAAAAAAGAAACGATGCTGGACAGATGTGCTCCTGCTGTATTATAAGTTCAACTCACCTGCCTCTATTGAGCCTGACCAGCGATCCACCATCTTCTGAATCACAATCTCAAACAACTCTCCATCACGAAGGCACCTgtgagaatgaatgaatgaatgaatgaatgaataataaaacacacacacacacaccacacacaccacacatgttcttcttctttcggctgctccttGGTCAGATTCTAAggcagggattaagcctagtcctgaaCTACACAATATTCTGGCCAGAGATTCTACACTGAAAGAAAATACAGTGTAGGACTAGACTTAAAACAACATTATGTAACAAAGTTACCTTAAAATAACAgattcaaaatcattttgaagGTACTGACTTTTAATAGGGAGAAAGGCGGAGGCACAACAAGTAGGGGGAATACAACCTCTTGTAAGAACTGTGTAATGCTTTACAGTACCACATCACACACCAACAACTATGGCTCTTCAGCTATACTCGTTATGGCAGAGGCTGGGAATAGACTGAAGATAATGAGGTCAGAGGAAGTGAGgaaaagtaaaagagagagagtgaccgAGGCAGGGACTGGACAAGAGTAAATCTTGGActggcatttacatttatatttaatagatATAAAGATGGGAGATGGTTTCACGGCTAATGGTAATACAACAAAGATCTGACAACAAAGCGTACGTCCCGGCCAATGTTACTTATGAAAGACTGATGCAGGCTGTAACCTTATCCATGGTATCCCTGTCTCATggagttttgtagtttttccagATGCCAAAAGCCACCTAAGCTCCATCCCATTTCAGGCTAGCATGCAAAGATTGGGAAACTGAACCATTGTCCATCATTGAATAGACCACAAAGCCTAAGAGCTTTGCAAAACAAAATACCagcaacaaaacaataaaataaaaaaaaaaataaataaaatctctttacgaAAACACACCTGTTGGAGATGACGATGGCATCATTAAACTCGCTGCGACAGTTCTGCCGGAGTGCTGTGCGGCCACCATTTGTGATGACTGCATTAGTGCCATGCAGCTGATGGAAGCGCAGGTCACTGGCTGCACTGGCCCCTGTAATGGAACACGGGCTGCCAGGAGACATGGCTGTTGGTCCCTCTGAATTATCATCCGGGAGAGGAGGGAGATCAGCTGAGGTTGGGCGAGGGTGggtgagagagggtgagagggtgagagggtgagagggtgagagagagagagagagagagagagagagagagagagagagagagagagagagagagagagagagagagagagatattggtTGTGTTCAACTGTATTGTTCTATACTGCTGTTCTCTAACCCTCGGTTCCTCATGTCTACTGACGTGCTCGCtagtctgcttttttttttttttttttttaattttttaatacaATTTCCTCCATACACTCATCCATCAATTCCCCTCCATTCCacatactccctctctctcgctcacccaTGTCATCCATGATGGTTGCTTGGGCTGCCTGTCCGTATAGGTCAACTACAGCATACACACTGGGTGGTACGTTCCAGGCTGCTGGTCCCTGAGGCACTCCATTCACAAAGAAATGCAGGCTACCATCGTCCTTACGCACCACGCCCACAGTGTCTCCAGcctacagacacagacagcacATGGGTAAAGAGGTAAATACACACTGCTGAGATTTACTTCAATTTACTTCATTTTCTATATTTACAATACTGCTGCATAATTTTATCTAATGTGATTACACAGTCACTTTATCTTATCTTCAGCATTCCCCATGGGTGATGAATGATAATTatggaaatatattttattaggGATGTAACAATGCATTGTAAAATCATGATATCACAATGCAAAACTTTGACACTGTGCATTGTGGAGGTGTGACAACGCATTGTGGAGATTAgacattatattaattataccATTTGATGTAACTGCACTGGTTAAACACTAAATTTTTCAAGTAATACACTTAACTCCAGCACTTCTCCTGTCTCCCATCTCTAGTGTCATTACAAAGTTGTGTAACAACATGAACATAGTCATaagttttcttcattaaaaaaaaattgttcaaaatcttgTAAGAATCCTGAATCGCGGAATGAGTATCATGAACCAAATTTAATCAAGGGCCGAGTGTATCGTTACACCACTTTACTTAATGCTATAATTTATCAATTATCATTACATCATACCTCATAAAAGATTTACATAACTTACTGCAGCaagttttctgtttacttttatttatacttgcctcaacccaacagaTAAAAACACATCTGAGTAACATTAAATCTATAACTGACATTGAATAGTCTACTAAgtgtactttttaaaacatttttttttctttcactctctccatgCCATATTTGAGTATTGAAATAAAAAGCCTTTGGATGTTGGGGTGGAGAGGGGGTCTGTCAAGGTGTACTTTGTGTTGGATAGAGGGAGGTAACTGGGTGGGTGGAGTATAATAATGGGAAAGGGGATCATGatcataaatgtaaacaatgggAATATCCAATTGTGGCTTTACTTTGTAATTTGTACTGTTATACATTTCCAAAAtaatcattaaattaaaaaacacatCCAAGTGATATTCTGACTGCtgcaacataaaaatataattgtaaaatctaataactaataaataactgataaataacacatttaaacaaaTTCTGACCaggcaattatgtaataattgtgacaggcctatcAGTGGGGTCATACTCTGTCAAAGTACAATGTGCTCTTTCAGACTGAAAGTTTTCAGTTGGCCTGAACTAcgctgacaaaaaaaaacctgacaaGGTTTTATCTTGTGACAATCAAAATTGGAGCTACAACTTGTCACAGCCACACCCCATTCAaatcgtttttttttgttgttgttgggcCTGAGCTAACTAGCCAGCATTTTGAAACTCCCTTTAAGAAATGAATAATTGTCACTCTACATTTGCAAGCAAGCTGAAAGTCCTGTAAGTTAAAAACCTGCCAGTAAGTAAATACTTGTAAATACCAGAGAACAATACTTACTTTTAGTCGGTCCAAGTTGTGTCCATATTCATCCAGTATAGTTGTTCCATTGTGCATCACTCCATTGCCAGTCATCATCCACGTCCCTAAAGAAGAGGGTGTGAGCACAAGCaaatataaacagtcattcaagTTCACAGCTTGACGAATTTGAATTACTCAAATGCCTGGTTCCCAGAACAAAGATTAAGACCGTTCTAGGAATAATTTACACTATTTACAGTGAGAGACTCATTTCAGTCCAGGATTAGAGCGGTAATCAATATCTGGCATATCGGCCTTTAAAATGGGCAAAGAGACTTAAAATAGGTCCACATAAATTATGCCTTCATTTGTGACTGTGAACTTTAATGAGGGCTGACTAACACACTGTACCTGAGCGCAGGTTGGTCATGGTGGAAGGTAGCTGCAGGTAGGCAGGGTTATGTGTTGTCACTCCAATCTCAATGGATCCCGCCCATTTATCCACCATTTTGTCAATGCGCACCTGGAACACTTCATTGGAATGCAGTGGGCGGTTGCTTAGCACCACTCCATGATTAAAGTCATCTGTGGCACTGtgcaagaaaacaacaaaaacaactttttttttccatgaatcAAACTGTCAGTTGTAATAAGTTTTAATGAATCCTGTTTATGGTTAATGCTCAGTTATGTTAAttacaaacaatatataaaataagtcaacctaaaaaaaaaaaatctcttactGAGGTCGCAGTGCAGTCCTGCCATCACCAATGATGGCTGCCTTCTGGCCACAATTTGGATGGAAAAGCAGACGATCCGGGGCTTCTGGGTCAGGGGTCAATGAGAGGGCAGGCCGAGGTCGCCCAACGTCAGGTGACAGCGCTCTCATAATGGCATTGTTGCGACGTAAACGGTCACTATGGTTGTGATTGTGGACGATAGTGACTTTAACCGCCATTCCGTAAAGATCCACCACTCCATATACCACACCTGGGGTCTGGTTAGCAGCCACACCTGAAAATACCACACAAAGTCAGAGATTGAAGAGAATGAAATGATGCAAATATTCTACACACTCACATGTTATTACTTCTTATATCAAACACTACTGTGAGATACACAGTAACTTTTCAGAATCTCAGCATAACAAAACTATAATAATTTCTATGGCGTATCAgcacacatgttcacatatgACGTAGTAAATGACTAATTTAATTAGGCACGTCTCCATTTGTTGCTTTGCTCTTCAATCTGATCAGAATCCTTTAATATAATATCAATTATAAAATCcaatatttgtgttttcatagataatgttgctgcacaatttacaTATGAGTATGCTACGCTGTCAATCAATACTACTGCAAAATAACATCATTTTAGCATCTGCATGATATTGTGATCATACTTCATCAATTTGTCATCATTTAGTCGTAAGTTACATTCATATTGTGATCGTTAAATCACAAATTTATGTGCACAGTATTTTACAATCTTTACAGACAGCTTCAGTTTTAGACTTGAATATAACCAACTTATAGGGTCATGAATATGTTGACTATGCTGTAACATGGCACCACAGACTACTCCTTTCTTTTAACTTTGAACATGCCAACATAGTTTTTGAAACAGAAATGGCTCACATTTTACACGCCCTCATTGAGATGAAAGGTGGCTAGTTTAAACACAGAGGAAACACTGGGGCTGCAGATGTTACACGGCTTAAACTTCCTTTTTATAACATTTCAACACCACAGATATTTGAGCATTTAAAGGACTTAAACCAGATCAAGCTTATTATAGCCAATACCTGATACActaaattttttacatttttaaatgtaacacCTTTAATAGtgaaaaataagacatttttagACAGACATTTTATGACCTTACATTTTCAATACCTATACCTTATACAGATAATGATAATTGACTAAATACCATTTTGCTCACCTTGGTCTATGCCATTGATGTAGAAGTGTAACGCTCCACTGGCTTTCCTCATTAGCCCTATATGATCCCCCTCCTGAGAATGAACACATAATCCCCAGGTTagaacagcaacaaaacatgTGCTAGGGAAGAACTTTGTTGTCTATTTCCACCAggcagtgcagtacagtacagttacAAATCCATGATTACATGGAACATATGAGTGGGTGAACACAAACCACTGACTGGTCACATGCAACTGTCAAAGAACTGTATGCAGCATCAGGTGACTACCATGTGAAATTGTgaccaaaataataaacaaataaataaatacataaatcacatacatacataaacaaataaataaatacacttacTGGACAAAATCACTTTCTGTAAATCtcacaaacaacaaataaaatgtaatttagtgtttcactgttccagtgttggtactgttttttttgtttactgttaaCCCTGATCTGAGAAATCAAGTTACCACACATTCTAAAGAGCATACTATTGGAGTTAtgcaatggggaaaaaaaacacacaggtaCACGATCAGGGTACAGATAGCTCTGGGTTCACATTTATAACCGTACCATGCTGTATTGTACTGCTCGGTGgaaaaacagcattagtaaCATACAGCCACAGCAGACATTATACCTGAAGCTCATCCAGGCTGAATTCACAGTACTCCCTACGTGTCCCCTTCCCATTGGTCAAAATCCCACAGCCACTCATCATGATCGTACCTAATAGCAAACACAGATTAAGGACATGGACAAGAATAATAGCTTTTCAAGACAAATACTTCCATTGAGCCTGGTGGCGTGTTCAGAGTTTATGATCTTGTTTTCTATTGAGTCAGTTTTTATAGCTGGTTTGGTAACTTGAGTATGAAGAACAAGAAACTTAACTGGCTATAGGAATTACAATTTAACAGATGTTTAACTATTTAAGAGGCACAGAATTCATGACACAGAATTGATTGATTAATAGACAGTTATCTTGTACTTTTACAATTTTAGCTTCTTCCCAAAGGATCTGCTTGAAGACTTCCTAATATACAAGACATGGTGTAATAGATTTAAAAACTTTTATCCCTAGTGCTATCTTGGTAAATAAGTTAAAATGTGAGTCATTTTTCTTGTTGTTAGTATGTATACTCTGTCTTTAATCTAGGTGattctaaatattttttatgtatgaCAGACATGGCTGCAAGGTAATTTTCTCCTTGTAAGGAAAgagaattttacatttttctaccaTATATCACAGAAGAAGCCACTAAAACATACCAGAGCGCAAGTTGGTCATTGTGGCTGGGTAGTCCAGATTGTTAGGGTTGTGGGTTGTCACTCCAATCTCAATGGATCCTGACCATTTATCCACCAGTTTGTCAATACGAATCTATCACAAAGCATGAAGAGATTAACCCACTTGGCTCAATATTCACTGTAGTGTTTAAATAGCAATTTATGGGATAACACTGTAGCATTTTCAAAATGCTCTCTTACATCAATTGATGATTGCAGACTCACATACGCTCACCACTTTAATCACCCCtccccattaaaaaaaaacaaaaaaaaaacccacgtACCTCAAACATCTCATTATGCCTGAGTGGGCGGTTGGTCATGACCACTCCGTTATTGAACTCGTCCAGTGGCCTCCTCCTCTCAGCTGTCTTGTTGTTGTTGCTCAGTTTAATTAGAGTGCCACATTTCTCGTGGAAGAGCAGTGCGTCATTGGTGGTCATGCCGCCAGTGCCCGCTGTGCCCCCTGCACTTCCTGATGGACTGTTATTAGTGCTACCCCCACCTTCAGCACTGCCTCCATTGCCATTTTcatttcctcctcctcctctggctCCATTGTTACTTCCTGCACCTGCTCTGGAGgggtctgaacctcctccaccTGCTCCACCCAGCCCCAGATCTTCTCCACCCTCATCTTCTGAGCGGTACAGTGAGACAATGGCATTGTTGAACACATCAAATAACTGGTGCTCTGTAAGGACTTGACAGGGGAACAAAAAGAGGAATAACAAAGATTGTTTCACCCATAAGAAAATAAGAGATAAGACTGAATCTAAACTGAAACTGATTTAAGTATAAATCTTACCAGTATCCGGCTCAAAGTTGTTGGGGAACTTGTCCGGTCGGCTGTGTCCCCTTGTGACTTCAGGCACTACGGacaaaaagtgaaaacacatttcatgaatgCCAAAAAGGTGGTGATTCAACTACATCAATTTGAGAACGTTGaataaaacatgatttaaatattttcGCCAAAACAAAATTGTTACGCTATTAttaagcataaaaataaaattacaaaaaatgtattgtttgatgtattgttttcactgtttatatTCAATTACTGTGTAAAAAATTCATcaaatttcaacatttatttattaggtgcatttttaaataattcaaaatcagtcaataataaacaaattaaaacagtGTAATTTTTTATGATGCACTAGttcatttacaaaataaaaaattgtaacagtttagttcagtttatCTTGCTTTGAATAAAGGATTTATTATTTGTTCACTACCTTCCTCTGCTGACCCGTTCATCACTGTGGCTAAAGCAGGAACAGCAGGCAGCACCAGAGCCCCTGTCCGGTCCTCATGGTCCCGGCACGCCTCCGTTGTCAGAGCAGCTGGAGATGGCAATACCACCTCCTCCTCCCGTTCCTCTTCGTCTTCCTCTTGATCTTCTGTGTCTGGCGGGGGCTCACAGCTGACCACAGTGACCTGAGTACACTTCCCGTAGAGGTCCACCACTGCCCACAGGCGTGAAGGGAGGCCACTGGCGGCCGCGCCACAGTCCTGCCCGTTCACCCACAAGTGCAGCTCCCCCCTGCCGTTGCGTTGGATCCCTACACGATCACCCTCCCCCAGCTGGTCCAGGTCACGTCCGTACTCCTCTAGCACTGAGCGGCCGTCCTTTAGTACAGAACAGCCCGAGACAATCCAGGACCCGCCTTTCAGCCCCGTGGCGCTGCTGGGGAAATCGAGTGCAGCCGGGTCCAGCGCAGTCACTCCAATCTCTATGGAGCCACTCCACGAGTTCACCTGCACAAAGTAGTTAGAAGAGCTTTGAATCATACAGAACACAGAGTCATACAGAACACAGAgtcatacattttcaggaaaCTAAGTTAAAGCAGTTTCTTAAGAAGTTCACACTTTCATGTTACAATGAATTAGCCTTAAGGCTTCTGCATTCCAAAAGTTTCTTGAAAAAATTACCATGAAAATaagattcacacacacacacacacacacacacacacacacacacacacacctttttcACAACAGAACTGTACACAACACATGCATCACAGTTTTTAAATGTCACCCCCTTGTTTGTGATGCACAATTACTtgattaaatggacaaaatgTCTTTGGCGGCTAAAAAATACCCCGTaaaattgtgttttgtgtgcTAGATATCAGTTAAATGTGTGCCTGAAATAATTTACTGAGGTTTGAATAAGTCGTGGTCTGTGTGTAAAaagttacaaaaataaaataaaataaaataagcatttCCATTTAACCATATTACTAGTATCGTGACCAACATATAACATTCATTTGTGTATGTTCTGCAAACCTCAAAGACAAATACAGTGAATGACAATGTATCAagacacacagaaacataaGTTGACAAACAAAATTCACCTCATACAAAAATGAGAGACCACATCAGTGCCCCTTATCAGTGAACAATACTTCAACAGAAACATTTCTGATCTCTCCAACTCTCTCTTGTATTGCTTAAAGCAGTTTctatgtttattcatttctccTTTTTCCACTGCTTTGACCTCAATGCTGTATGTAAGTCAGTGTTACAGACTAAACAGCTGAGTGAATCTGGGTTAAGGAAGGCTGAATAGAAGGCCAAATGGAGTGTGAGAGCGAATTCCCTTAGCTGATTACATAACTGAATGCAACCTGTAGTCTTCAGCAGTCGATTTCTCATTTAAAATCAAACAGATGAAGCTTTGTACATAAAAACAAGCCAGGTACAACACTCCAAACATAATACAGCTGTATAAGACTGGACAATGAGGCAGTCACAACCTCGCTCCTCATCACATGTGATAATACCATTATGTTTCACTACAAAAAGGCCCTTCTGAAAAAGTGGAAGGGTGTTCTGGCAGTGAAAGATTGGGCCAGACTCAATCCTCACACCGCTGCTCTGCACATCATTACAGAAAGCTGGAACGACATGCAACACAGTGCTCAAAAATTCATCAGGACTCCTCTGTGTGCGTCGTTGTCGTTATAATAAGAGTAGTACAAACACACAATGACATGCTTCAGCGTAATTTTTCCCTTAATACTTGTGCTTACAGTACCTTCTACCTCTTACGTGGGATACATAACAGTGTAATAATTTCAGTAtctgactggaaaataaataaataaataaaacaaacaaaagaaggaaaacagtaTAGCAGCATAACCAATGCTCTTAAGTGTCTTCAAGTGGTGTCCCACTTGCTGTCTTTGAAAAACACTGGCAGTGATCAAAACTAAGCATGTAGATGTGAGATAGTGGGGACGGGGCAAGGGGCTTACGCAATACTCACacctattttaaattttattttacttgacAGTTTCTGAAAAACTGTGAGTTAGTGTTTATTTTcaagaaaactgaaaatcaaatagAATATCGGCCCCTGAATCGAATATCAATGCGAAGTATCAACctgaaattgtatttttacacaGCTAGTCATATGACGTATGTCGTATACTCAGTCACTGCCTTATTGCCTGGCTAAGTCTGTAAGGTGCTGTGAATTTCAGCAATGCTTATATGCTTGAAAAAGGCTTTAGGAAACCGTTCTCAATGCTATTAATGGCTCTGTTTGTAAAAATATCATATCACAttacttaaagacattttcatgatacacaaaaAGATTTTGACACACAGACATTATGCACTagtaatgccaca
This portion of the Pygocentrus nattereri isolate fPygNat1 chromosome 13, fPygNat1.pri, whole genome shotgun sequence genome encodes:
- the neurl4 gene encoding neuralized-like protein 4 isoform X2, with the protein product MAAELHPRSGKLIGLSNSNRTAQRNQPVQEFNHGLVLSREPLRDRDVFTVRIDKKVNSWSGSIEIGVTALDPAALDFPSSATGLKGGSWIVSGCSVLKDGRSVLEEYGRDLDQLGEGDRVGIQRNGRGELHLWVNGQDCGAAASGLPSRLWAVVDLYGKCTQVTVVSCEPPPDTEDQEEDEEEREEEVVLPSPAALTTEACRDHEDRTGALVLPAVPALATVMNGSAEEVPEVTRGHSRPDKFPNNFEPDTVLTEHQLFDVFNNAIVSLYRSEDEGGEDLGLGGAGGGGSDPSRAGAGSNNGARGGGGNENGNGGSAEGGGSTNNSPSGSAGGTAGTGGMTTNDALLFHEKCGTLIKLSNNNKTAERRRPLDEFNNGVVMTNRPLRHNEMFEIRIDKLVDKWSGSIEIGVTTHNPNNLDYPATMTNLRSGTIMMSGCGILTNGKGTRREYCEFSLDELQEGDHIGLMRKASGALHFYINGIDQGVAANQTPGVVYGVVDLYGMAVKVTIVHNHNHSDRLRRNNAIMRALSPDVGRPRPALSLTPDPEAPDRLLFHPNCGQKAAIIGDGRTALRPHATDDFNHGVVLSNRPLHSNEVFQVRIDKMVDKWAGSIEIGVTTHNPAYLQLPSTMTNLRSGTWMMTGNGVMHNGTTILDEYGHNLDRLKAGDTVGVVRKDDGSLHFFVNGVPQGPAAWNVPPSVYAVVDLYGQAAQATIMDDMADLPPLPDDNSEGPTAMSPGSPCSITGASAASDLRFHQLHGTNAVITNGGRTALRQNCRSEFNDAIVISNRCLRDGELFEIVIQKMVDRWSGSIEAGVTAIRPEELEFPNTMTDIDYDTWMLSGTAIMQDGNTMRNNYGCDLDSLSTGSRIGMMRTASGDLHYYINGVDQGVACTGLPPGKEVYAVIDLYGQCVQVSITSSSGPLDNSLCTSNITEKSFPIHSPVAGVAHRLHNKHGKNVVLLGDGCQAVRVGGYAHGIVFSAKELKTDELFEVKINEVDEQWSGSLRIGLTTLQPPDLPSCPLSGLSPSLTQLRSKVTWLLAGSEVRRNGVLQRQNYGCSLDRLTVGNRVGVKRCSDDTMHIFIDGEDMGPAATAVAKNVYAVLDLYGKVTAVSIVSSTLVEDTESVKAPSLSSDSCSEGEDDSTPCENEPTLVPMAMAFLENHGKNIQLSNQNLTAARVSSYNQGLLVTAQPLPRQQLFQFQIDRLNSSWTSSLSLGVIGHSPDRLNFPSTACCLKRSVWLLQRDSVFHNSLKICENYGPNLDTCPEGTVLGLLVDANGCLHLHVNGMDQGVAAQDIPTPCYPLIDLYGQCEQVTIVTNHVPAVGAESGDVRCQGDMEKADMVDGIKESVCWTPPPAVNPNKTCEYQALCSRFKDLLTLPDGYFNEDAKYNLCYCESCHKLRGDEAYYKRGEPPRDYALPFGWCRFALRIKPHCEVSNTFKKWHIAYHGTSVGSLRRTLDHSQLLPAESSSVFSASPVKAESHGSYGEPEENSAPEREIPCVRLSPTMRYSGLEVFAPKVQFRDPRSLRCHHAQVGFQVCVRPGSYKVGPQSLGISEPLDPRFSNTEIEWITKEKGGTLLYGLLIRVE
- the neurl4 gene encoding neuralized-like protein 4 isoform X6 encodes the protein MAAELHPRSGKLIGLSNSNRTAQRNQPVQEFNHGLVLSREPLRDRDVFTVRIDKKVNSWSGSIEIGVTALDPAALDFPSSATGLKGGSWIVSGCSVLKDGRSVLEEYGRDLDQLGEGDRVGIQRNGRGELHLWVNGQDCGAAASGLPSRLWAVVDLYGKCTQVTVVSCEPPPDTEDQEEDEEEREEEVVLPSPAALTTEACRDHEDRTGALVLPAVPALATVMNGSAEEVPEVTRGHSRPDKFPNNFEPDTVLTEHQLFDVFNNAIVSLYRSEDEGGEDLGLGGAGGGGSDPSRAGAGSNNGARGGGGNENGNGGSAEGGGSTNNSPSGSAGGTAGTGGMTTNDALLFHEKCGTLIKLSNNNKTAERRRPLDEFNNGVVMTNRPLRHNEMFEIRIDKLVDKWSGSIEIGVTTHNPNNLDYPATMTNLRSGTIMMSGCGILTNGKGTRREYCEFSLDELQEGDHIGLMRKASGALHFYINGIDQGVAANQTPGVVYGVVDLYGMAVKVTIVHNHNHSDRLRRNNAIMRALSPDVGRPRPALSLTPDPEAPDRLLFHPNCGQKAAIIGDGRTALRPHATDDFNHGVVLSNRPLHSNEVFQVRIDKMVDKWAGSIEIGVTTHNPAYLQLPSTMTNLRSGTWMMTGNGVMHNGTTILDEYGHNLDRLKAGDTVGVVRKDDGSLHFFVNGVPQGPAAWNVPPSVYAVVDLYGQAAQATIMDDMADLPPLPDDNSEGPTAMSPGSPCSITGASAASDLRFHQLHGTNAVITNGGRTALRQNCRSEFNDAIVISNRCLRDGELFEIVIQKMVDRWSGSIEAGVTAIRPEELEFPNTMTDIDYDTWMLSGTAIMQDGNTMRNNYGCDLDSLSTGSRIGMMRTASGDLHYYINGVDQGVACTGLPPEVYAVIDLYGQCVQVSITSSSGPLDNSLCTSNITEKSFPIHSPVAGVAHRLHNKHGKNVVLLGDGCQAVRVGGYAHGIVFSAKELKTDELFEVKINEVDEQWSGSLRIGLTTLQPPDLPSCPLSGLSPSLTQLRSKVTWLLAGSEVRRNGVLQRQNYGCSLDRLTVGNRVGVKRCSDDTMHIFIDGEDMGPAATAVAKNVYAVLDLYGKVTAVSIVSSTLVEDTESVKAPSLSSDSCSEGEDDSTPCENEPTLVPMAMAFLENHGKNIQLSNQNLTAARVSSYNQGLLVTAQPLPRQQLFQFQIDRLNSSWTSSLSLGVIGHSPDRLNFPSTACCLKRSVWLLQRDSVFHNSLKICENYGPNLDTCPEGTVLGLLVDANGCLHLHVNGMDQGVAAQDIPTPCYPLIDLYGQCEQVTIVTNHVPAVGAESGDVRCQGDMEKADMVDGIKESVCWTPPPAVNPNKTCEYQALCSRFKDLLTLPDGYFNEDAKYNLCYCESCHKLRGDEAYYKRGEPPRDYALPFGWCRFALRIKPHCEVSNTFKKWHIAYHGTSVGSLRRTLDHSQLLPAESSSVFSASPVKAESHGSYGEPEENSAPEREIPCVRLSPTMRYSGLEVFAPKVQFRDPRSLRCHHAQVGFQVCVRPGSYKVGPQSLGISEPLDPRFSNTEIEWITKEKGGTLLYGLLIRVE